CGCTTCGCAACCCGAATCGCGACCAACGGCCAAAAAGCGCTGGAGGTCATCGCCCAACACAAACCCGACCTGATCCTGCTGGATGTAATGATGCCGGTAATGGATGGTTTCGAAACCTGCACCAGACTGCGTAGGGATCCGCAAACCGAAGACATTCCAATTCTCTTTATTACCGCCAAAAACCAACCCACCGATGAAGAACACGGACTCAAAATCGGCGGCAACGACTTCATTTCCAAACCCATCAACCCCGGCGTCCTGCAAGCCCGAATCGATACGCAACTCAAACTCAGATACGCCCAGGAAAAAATCCGCCAGCGCGCGGAAACTCTGGAGGAAGAAGTCACACAACGCCTTGACGAGATCAATCGCCTCCAGGACAGCAGTATCTTTGTCATGACCTCAATGGCCGAATTTCGCGATGAAGCTACCGGCAATCACATCCGTCGAACACAATATTATGTTCAGGCATTGGCCAGAGAGCTGGCCAAAAATCCCGAATTTACTTCTCGTTTGAGCGACGAGCGGATCGAACTGATGACCAAATCCGCCCCCTTGCACGATATTGGCAAAATCGCTATTCCGGATAATATTCTGCTTAAACCGGGAAAACTGACCTCCGAAGAATTTTCCGTCATGAAAACCCATGCCGAAAAAGGCTTCCGTATTCTGCAACGTGCCGCCGAGTCCATGGGGAACGGCGGTCAATTTCTGGAGGTGGCTCAGGAAATCGCTTACTACCATCACGAAAAGTGGGACGGTTCCGGTTACCCGCATGGCCTGGCCGGAGAAAACATTCCCCTTTCGGCACGGATCATGGCAATTTCCGATGTCTATGATGCACTAACCAGCGAACGGCCCTATAAAAAAGCCTTTTCTCAGGAGCAGGCGCTGGAGATCATGCTGGCCGAATCCGGCATGCATTTTCAACCGGTCTTACTGGAGACTCTGACGCAGATCAAAACGCAATTGCTCGAAATTGCCAACCGCCACCCTGACAAAAAACAACAATAATCTTTAATACTCTATGCGAATAAACTGCAAAAACTCACCTGTCGTTTTTTTTTAAACGAGTTCATAGAAATTCAATAATTATTGGTTAGAATGAAAATATGCCTTATTCGAAATACAAAAACTGAAAACAAGAGCGAATAGATGAAAAAAGTTGTGATCCCCGTTGCCGGACTCGGCACCCGATTCTTACCTGCTACCAAAGCCATTCCCAAAGAGATGATTACGCTGGTTGACCAGCCTCTGATTCAATATGTTGTCTGCGAGGCGATTTGCGCCGGATTTACCGATATCATTCTCGTCACCCACTCTTCAAAAAACGCTATCGAAAACCACTTCGATCATAATTTTGAATTAATGACGACCCTTGAAAACAAAGGGAAACACTCGCTGATCAACGTCGTTGACAATATTCTACCGAGCGACGCCAATATCATCTCCATCCGCCAACCGGCACCACTTGGACTAGGGCACGCCATTCTGTGTGCAGAACCGATTATCGGCGATGACGATTTCGCGGTCATTCTGCCGGACGTCATTTTAAATTCGAAATCCTGCGATCTGGCCAAGATGGTGCAAGCCTTCCAGACCAGCCGCAAGAGCCAGATTATGGTCGAACCTGTGGCGCACGAAGATGTGCATAAATACGGCGTGGTCGACTGCCAAGGCGTTGATGTGGACCCAGGACAGTCTGCCAATATGGTCGGCATGGTCGAAAAACCGAAAAATGAAGAAGCGCCATCCAATCTGGCAATTACCGGACGCTATGTGCTCGACAATCGAATTCTCGGCATTCTGCACACAACCCCGAAAGGTGCCGGCGGCGAAGTTCAACTGACCGATGC
The genomic region above belongs to Thiomicrorhabdus xiamenensis and contains:
- the galU gene encoding UTP--glucose-1-phosphate uridylyltransferase GalU, whose translation is MKKVVIPVAGLGTRFLPATKAIPKEMITLVDQPLIQYVVCEAICAGFTDIILVTHSSKNAIENHFDHNFELMTTLENKGKHSLINVVDNILPSDANIISIRQPAPLGLGHAILCAEPIIGDDDFAVILPDVILNSKSCDLAKMVQAFQTSRKSQIMVEPVAHEDVHKYGVVDCQGVDVDPGQSANMVGMVEKPKNEEAPSNLAITGRYVLDNRILGILHTTPKGAGGEVQLTDAIATLMKERGAQAYQSASKSYDCGDKLGYLKATVEFAMQHPELGKEFKEWLETEIK
- a CDS encoding HD-GYP domain-containing protein, which encodes MDRKEATTDNRPMILCVDDEPLNLKLLVDLLSHRFATRIATNGQKALEVIAQHKPDLILLDVMMPVMDGFETCTRLRRDPQTEDIPILFITAKNQPTDEEHGLKIGGNDFISKPINPGVLQARIDTQLKLRYAQEKIRQRAETLEEEVTQRLDEINRLQDSSIFVMTSMAEFRDEATGNHIRRTQYYVQALARELAKNPEFTSRLSDERIELMTKSAPLHDIGKIAIPDNILLKPGKLTSEEFSVMKTHAEKGFRILQRAAESMGNGGQFLEVAQEIAYYHHEKWDGSGYPHGLAGENIPLSARIMAISDVYDALTSERPYKKAFSQEQALEIMLAESGMHFQPVLLETLTQIKTQLLEIANRHPDKKQQ